The following are encoded together in the Balaenoptera acutorostrata chromosome 9, mBalAcu1.1, whole genome shotgun sequence genome:
- the LOC103000554 gene encoding LOW QUALITY PROTEIN: olfactory receptor 8A1 (The sequence of the model RefSeq protein was modified relative to this genomic sequence to represent the inferred CDS: inserted 2 bases in 1 codon; substituted 1 base at 1 genomic stop codon): MAGENHSTVTEFILEGLTNRPELGFPLFLLFLGIYXVTMIGNLGMITLICLNAQLRTPMYYFLSNLSLVDLCYSSVITPKMLVNFVTEENIISYAGCMSHLYFFLVFVVAECYMLTVMAYDCYVAICSPLLYNIIMSHXFCSLLVVGVYAMELIGSTIETGLMLKLPYCELLISHYFCDIIALKNLSCSSSYHIEMTVFVLAGFNIVVTSVTVLISYTSILSRILYISTTRGRSKAVSTCSSHLAAVGMFYGTTAFMYLKPSTASSPAREKVASMFYTTVIPMLNPLIYSLRNKEVKAAMKKTLRGKLF, translated from the exons ATGGCTGGAGAAAATCACTCTACAGTGACAGAGTTCATTCTTGAGGGTTTAACAAATCGACCAGAGCTcgggttccccctcttcctcctcttccttgggATCTA TGTCACCATGATAGGGAACCTGGGCATGATAACACTGATTTGTCTAAATGCTCAGCTTCGCACCCCCATGTACTACTTCCTCAGCAACCTGTCTCTTGTGGATCTCTGCTACTCCTCTGTCATTACCCCTAAGATGCTGGTGAACTTTGTGACAGAAGAGAACATCATCTCCTATGCAGGGTGCATGTCCCACCTCTACTTCTTCCTGGTGTTTGTCGTTGCTGAGTGTTACATGCTCACAGTCATGGCCTATGACTGCTATGTCGCCATCTGCAGCCCTTTGCTTTACAACATCATCATGTCACATTGATTCTGCTCCCTGCTGGTGGTTGGGGTCTATGCCATGGAGCTCATTGGCTCAACCATAGAGACTGGCCTCATGTTGAAACTGCCCTACTGTGAGCTCCTCATCAGTCATTACTTCTGTGACATCATCGCCCTCAAGAATCTCTCCTGCTCTAGCAGCTATCATATTGAGATGACAGTCTTCGTTTTGGCTGGATTCAACATCGTGGTCACCAGCGTAACAGTCCTCATTTCCTACACCTCCATCCTGTCCCGCATCCTCTACATCAGCACCACAAGGGGAAGGTCCAAAGCCGTCAGCACCTGCAGCTCCCACCTTGCTGCAGTGGGGATGTTCTATGGAACGACTGCATTCATGTACTTGAAACCCTCCACAGCCAGTTCCCCAGCCCGGGAGAAAGTGGCCTCCATGTTCTACACCACAGTGATCCCCATGCTGAACCCCCTAATCTACAGCTTGAGGAATAAGGAGGTAAAGGCTGCCATGAAGAAAACTCTGAGGGGAAAATTGTTTTGA